The Xenopus tropicalis strain Nigerian chromosome 1, UCB_Xtro_10.0, whole genome shotgun sequence DNA segment AAAACACATAGTAGGAACCCTGAGAGGGAGGGGTATAGAGACACCCAGAGAGGAAACAGCAGAACGATACTGGCAATACTGGCGTGTTATCCGTGTTCTAGATCGTGTTCTAGTACAGCAGAAGGATATTGGCAATACCACTTGCTTGTGTTGGTCCAAGTTCTAGATCAGTTAGTGTATAGCAGAAGGATACTGGCAATGCCTGAGCATTTTCTAGCTCATAATACTATGTTCTTGCTTGGGTTGGACCACGTTCTATATCAGTTAGTGTATAGCAGAAAGATACTGGCAATGCCTAAGCATTTTCTAGCTCACTATACCCAGGGCCTGGACTAGTGGCAGGCTGGAGAGGCATGTGCCTATGGCACAATGGTGGGGGAgcgctaggcatgtacctcttctgttgcCTGCCCTAGTCTAATCCATGGGAAGGGGGCTggtcaggttgcctagggcacccagctgGTTTGGCCCAGCGCTGAGTATACCATGTTCTTCCTTGGATTGGTTCATGCTCTAGCTCAGCCAGTGTATGATGGAAGGACACTGCAAATACCTGACCATTTTCTAGCTCACTATTCCATGTTCTAGGCTGTGTCTAATCAAAGATCAGACTGGGTTCCCTGATAGGAATCAGTGCAGGTCACCTGTATTTTTGGACCAGCTCCAGTTTCATTAGAGACATAAAGAAGATCCAGACCCTGCAGCATGAGGCGGAGGATTGAGGGGGGCCTGTGGGGGTGCTGTAGAGGGAGAGGAGTTTTGGGGGgttcaataaaataataatggatCTGCCCAGTTTGTAACAATTGCAAGAGGAGGAGTCAAGTCTCCAACACTTTATTGTAATAGGAAGACTCTGCATGGGGGGTAGGCAAAGcaccccatgtgtaataaaaggcactgagcttgcccagtaacccatggcaaccggttagatgcttgcttttaaacaggtgacaagtaaatgctacctgctgattggttgctatgggtaactgctcctgggcaaccttAGTGCCTCAACCCCCCCATTACTTTACTGACCCCACAATCCCACTTGGCTTTTGCAGGCTGAGGCAGAAGTGGCATCTTTGAACAGGCGCATCCAGCTGGTAGAGGAGGAGTTGGACCGCGCTCAGGAACGTCTCGCCACCGCTCTGCAGAAACTGGAAGAGACAGAGAAAGCCGTGGATGAGAGcgagaggtgagggggcaggtcATTCTGAGCTTTTCCCATAAACTTCTCTTCTGAGTGGCAAGTTCTCTGCAGTTTAACATACGCCCCCTGGTAGGGACCGCACCCTATTGGCCTAGGTGTCTATAAAGGGTAAAGGATCCCACAGTTTCACCTGGAGGTACGGGAGGGCCAGAAGCCTTGGTAATGGAGAAGCCAAGACCCTACGTTGGGCACCAAATGGAAGATTAGGAGCTGTTATAGCACTGACTAGGGCTGTGGCATAGGGTGGGCTAGTAAGAGCCCTTGTGTGGCCACACAAATTGTTTCTCAAGTTGACCACATAAGAGGGAAGGAAGGTTTTTGCCTGATACACTTTACTCACTGTTTCTGTTGGACTCACTTTCTGGACCCTTTGCTCTTATTCAGAGGAATGAAGGTCATTGAGAACAGGGCCACCAAGGATGAGGAGAAGATGGTGGACCAAGAGCAGCAGCTGAGAGAGGCTAAAAACATAGCAGAGGAGTCAGACCGCAAGTATGAGGAGGTGAGGCTTCTGATTGGTGAAGGAACTGGGTAACCATGGAATCCAGGGGTGAAATATGAATTTCTCCTCCATTTGTGTTCATCCAGGTTGCCCGTAAACTTGTCGTCCTTGAGGGGGACCTGGAGCGTTCTGAAGAGAGAGCTGAGGTGGCCGAGAGGTGAGAAGTGATCACATTACGTAGACGTTGTGCCCAATATATCGTTATATTACTTTGGATTGCAGGAATAATGATCCTTAGGATCAGAATGCACTTTAGTCATGTTACTTCTGAGTCCGGCGCTGACCATGTGAGGTCCCATTGGGATGCACATTTGGGTCTTTGGTCCTGCTGAAGCCCCAGTGCTACAGTGTAATAAAAGATATCTTCACTTGTAGACCTTAAGATTAATATGTATGGCTGCCATTGTGTGTTTGGCACAGCCAACTGTTGGCTAGAAGCAGTCACAAGCTACATTAGGCCCTAGATAGTTAGACACTACCTACTCCTTACCTACTCTCCCTAATGTCTGGGTAAAACAGAACACCCTGAGGGGCAGGTACTCCCTACTCCTTACCTACTCTCCCTAATGTCTGGGTAAAACAGAACACCCAGAGGGGCAGGTACTACCTACTCCTTACCTACTCTCCCTAATGTCAGGGTAAAATAGAACACCCAGAGGGGCAGGTACTACCTACTCCTTACCTACTCTCCCTAATGTCTGGGTAAAACAGAACACCCCGAGGGGCAGGTACTACCCACTCCTTACCTACTCTCCCTAATGTCAGGGTAAAATAGAACACCCCGAGGGGCAGGTACTCCCTACTCCTTACCTACTCTCCCTAATGTCTGGGTAAAACAGAACACCCTGAGGGGCAGGTACTACCTACTCCTTACCTACTCTCCCTAATGTCTGGGTAAAACAGAACACCCCGAGGGGCAGGTACTACCTACTCCTTACCTACTCTCCCTAATGTCTGGGTAAAACAGAACACCCTGAGGGGCAGGTACTCCCTACTCCTTACCTACTCTCCCTAATGTCAGGGTAAAACAGAACACCCTGAGGGGCAGGTACTCCCTACTCCTTACCTACTCTCCCTAATGTCTGGGTAAAATAGAACACCCGGAGGGGCAGGTACTACCTACTGCTTACCTATACCAGTATGTGTAACACTTTGCTGTTTCCATGGAGATAGAAGCGGTTCTGGTGCTACGGGTTGTGACCCAGTCACACATAGATAGGATCATGGGATGAGGCTTTTACCTTCCACTGGTTTTATTCTGAGCTTCTAAACCTGAATCTTTCCTCCCCAAGTCGGCTCAGGCAGTTGGAAGAGGAACTTCGGACCATGGATCAGAATCTGAAATCTCTAATTGCAGCAGAGGAAGAGGTACTGGAGGGGAGGAAGCATTTCTTGCCTCATCCACCTTCTGTTCTTcctctgacatcacttcctgtcctTCCTCTGACATCACTTTTCTTTCCTCATGTGACATCATTTCTGGAGGCAAATATGATTTGACCGGAGCAGATCACATGTTAGGGCACACTTGGCTCACCCAACATTACTGGCTGCAGTGCCGGCTCCAATAGAATTACCCCCCCACACATTTAGTATGTTGGGGGCAATAAGTGACCCAGTTAATAAGAACATGTTGGTACTTTGTGCTTTTGCTCTGCATGCAGTATATGGAAAGATGAGCCACACAACTAACTGCCCAACTAAATTGCTTTGAACATATCTGCCCCCAGGGGTCAGGCTTTATTCTCCCCTACTGCCCCCAAGTACtgagtgctcctcctgttccatgGCTCTAATTTCTCTTCTTCTCTCTGTCATCCACTGTTCTTCTCTCCTTTCCTTCCTGTGCCACAACCCTCTCCTATTGGATCTCTCACTCCTTTCTCTGTCTGACCAATGGGGAACAGTAAATGTGGGGATCTGGAGGAAGAGCTGAAGAACGTCACCAATAACTTGAAATCCCTTGAGGCACAAGCAGATAAGGTATTGATTGTCCCTCTGTAACCACCAATCAGCCACCGCCTCTGCCCTCTCTGTAGCTCTCCATTAACCATTGGGGTCTTGTTTGGAGGTGGGAATTCAAAAACTTCCATAGCCCCCCAAGCCTTGCCTGTCAGTCTGCCAATCATTTATTGTATCTTCAGTGTGATCCCATTCTATGGGTTTCTGGGTATTTCCTTTATAGACCCCTCAATATATCTGGCCCATATTAGGCAAGACCCCCCCCAATATATCTGGCCCATACCAGGCAAGACCCTCAATATATCTTGCCCATATCAGGCAAGACCCCCCAATATATCTGGCCCATATCAGGCAAGACCCCCAATATATCTGGCCCATACCAGGCAAGACCCTCAATATATCTTGCCCATATCAGGCAAGACCCCCCAATATATCTGGCCCATAACAGGCAAGACCCCCCAATATATATTGCCCATACCAGGCAAGACCCCCCAATATATATTGCCCATACCAGGCAAGACCCCCCCAATATATCTGGCCCATACCAGGCAAGACCCCCCAATATATATTACCCATACCAGACAAGACCCCCCAATATATCTGGCCCATACCAGGCAAGACCCCCCAATATATATTGCCCATACCAGACAAGACCCCCCCAATATATCTGGCCCATACCAGGCAAGACCCCCCAAGATATCTTGCCCATATCAGGCAAAACCCCCCAATATATCTGGCCCATACCAGGCAAGACCCTCAATATATCTTGCCCATATCAGGCAAGACCCCCCAATATATCTGGCCCATACCAGGCAAGACCCCCCAATATATATTGCCCATACCAGGCAAGACCCCCCAATATATCTGGCCCATACCAGGTAAGACCCCCAATATATCTTGCCCATACCAGGCAAGACCCCCCAATATATCTGGCCCATACCAGGCAAGACCCCCCCAACCCATACCAGACAGTCGCTGATAGACTTCTCTCTCATGTTACAGTATGCATCAAAAGAAGACAAATATGAAGATGAAATAAAACTGCTGTCTGAGAAGCTAAAAGAAGTGAGTATGGCACCAAGTGAGAggggagagacttgggggagaccagggagaaaccagggggagacttgggggagaccagggagaaaccagggagagacttgggggagaccagggagaaaccagggggagacttgggggagaccagggagaaaccagggagagacttgggggagaccagggagaaaccagggggagacttgggggagaccagggagaaaccagggagagacttgggggagaccagcgagaaaccagggggagacttggggaagaccagggagaaaccagggagagacttgggggagaccagggagagacttgggggagaacagggagagacttgggggagaccagggagaaaccagggagagacttgggggagaccaaggagaaaccagggggagacttgggggagaccagggagaaaccagggggagacttgtgcgagaccagggagaaaccagggagagacttgggggagaccagggagaaaccagggggaGACCAAGGAGaaaccagggagagacttgggggagaccagggagaaaccagggggagacatgggggagaccagggagagaccagggggagacttgggggagaccagggagaaaccagggagagacttgggggagaccagggagaaaccagggggagacttgggggagaccagggagagacttgggggagaacagggagagacttgggggagaccagggagaaaccagggagagacttgggggagaccagggagaaaccagggggagacatgggggagaccagggagaaaccagggagagacttgggggagaccagggagaaaccagggggagacttgggggagaccagggagagacttgggggagaccagggagagacttgggggagaccagggagagacttgggggagaacagggagagacttgggggagaccagggagaaaccagggagagacttgggggagaccagggagaaaccagggggagacttgggggagaccagggagagacttgggggagaccagggagagacttgggggagaccagggagaaaccagggggagacttgggggagaccagggagagacttgggggagaacagggagagacttgggggagaccagggagaaaccagggagagacttgggggagaccagggagaaaccagggggagacttgggggagaccagggagagacttgggggagaccagggagagacttgggggagaccagggagagacttgggggagaccagggagaaaccagggagagacttgggggagaccagggaaaAACCAGGGgaagacttgggggagaccagggagaaaccaggtggagacttgggggagaccagggagagaccagggggagacttgggAGAGaacagggagagacttgggggagaccagggagagacttggggagaacagggagaaaccagggggagacttgggggagaccagggagagaccagggggagacttggggagaccagggagagacttgggggagaacagggagaaaccagggggagacttgggggagaccagggagagaccAGGGGGAGATTtaggggagaccagggagagaccAGGGGGAGACTTGTGGGAGAAcagggagaaaccagggggagacttgggggagaccagggagaaaccagggggagacttgggggagaccagggggagacttgggggagaccagggagaaaccagggagagacttgggggagaccagggagaaaccagggggagacttgggggagaccagggagagacttgggggagaacagggagagacttgggggagaccagggagagacttgggggacACCAGGGGGAGACTTGTGGGAAAAcagggagaaaccagggggagacttgggggagaccagggagaaaccaggtggagacttgggggagaccagggagagacttgggggagaccagggagaaaccagggggagacttgggggagaccagggagagacttgggggagaacagggagagacttgggggagaccagggagagacttgggggagaacagggagaaaccagggggagaccagggagaaaccagggagagacttgtggagaaaccagggggagacttgggggagaccagggagagacttgggggagaacagggagagacttgggggagaccacggagaaaccagggagagacttgggggagaccagggaaaAAGCAGGGgggacttgggggagaccagggagaaaccagggggagacttgggggagaccagggagaaaccagggggaGACCTGGGGGGgaccagggagagacttgggggagaacagggagagacttgggggagaccagggagagacttggggagAACAAGGAGAAACcagggggagaccagggagagaccagggggagacttgggggagaccagggggAGACTTGTGGGAGGAcagggagaaaccagggggagacttgggggagaccagggagaaaccagggagagacttggggagACCAGGAAGAGACCAaggggagacttgggggagaccagggagaaaccagggagagacttgggggagaccagggagaaaccagagggagacttgggggagaccagggagaaaccagggggagacttgggggagaccagggagaaaccagggggagacttggggtagaccagggagagacttgggggagaccagggagagacttgggggagaacagggagagacttgggggagactagggagaaaccagggagagacttgggggagaccagggaaaAAGCAGGGgggacttgggggagaccagggagaaaccagggggagacttgggggagaccagggagaaaccagggagagacttgggggagaccagggagaaaccagggagagacttgggggagaccagggagaaaccaggtggagacttgggggagaccagggagagacttgggggagaacagggagagacttgggggagaccagggagagacttggAGGAGAACAGGGAGAAACCAgagggagacttgggggagaccagggagagaccAGGGGGAGACTTGTGGGAGAACAGGATGAaaccagggggagacttgggggagaccagggagaaaccaggtggagacttgggggagaccagggggagacttgggggagaccagggagaaaccagggagagacttgggggagaccagggagaaaccagggggagaccagggagaaaccagggggagacttgggggagaccagggagaaaccagggagagacttgggggagaccagggagagacttgggggagaacagggagagacttgggggagaccagggagagacttgggggagaacagggagaaaccagggggagacttgggggagaccagggagaaaccagggagagacttgtgggagaccagggagaaaccagggggagacttgggggagaccagggagagacttgggggagaacagggagagacttgggggagaccagggagaaaaccagggagagacttgggggagaccagggaaaaaccagggggagacttgggggagacttgggggagaccagggagaaaccagggagagacttgggggagaccagggagaaaccagggggagacttggggggGACCAGGGAGACACTTGGGGGAGaacagggagagacttgggggagaccagggagagacttgggggagaccagggagaaaccagggggagacttgggggagaccagggagaaaccagggggagacttgggggagaccagggagagacttgggggagacagggagagacttgggggagaacagggagagacttgggggagaccagggagaaaccagggagagacttgggggagaccagggagaaaccagggggagacttgggggagaccagggagagacttgggggagagacttcggggagaccagggagagacttgggagagaacagggagagacttgggggagaccagggagaaaccagggagagacttgggggagaccagggaaaatccagggggagacttgggggagaccaaggagaaaccagggggagacttgggggagaccagggagaaaccagggagagacttgggggagaccagggagaaaccagggggagacttgggggagaccagggagagacttgggggagaacagggagagacttgggggagaccagggagagacttgggggagaacagggagaaaccagggggagacttgggggagaccagggagagaccagggggagacttgggggagaacagggagaaaccagggggagacatgggggagaccagggagagaccAGGGGGAGACTtaggggagaccagggagagaccAAGGGAAGACTTGTGGGAGAACAGGGAGAgaccagggggagacttgggggagaacagggagaaaccagggggagacttgggggagaccagggagagaccagggggagacttgggggagaccagggggagacttgggggagaccagggagagaccagggggagacttgtgggagaccagggagaaaccagggggagacttgggggagaccagggagaaaccaggtggagacttgggggagaccagggagagaccaggtagagacttgggggagaacaGGGAGAAACCAaggggagacttgggggagaccagggaaaGACTTGGGGGAGAACAGGGAGaaaccagggagagacttgggggagaccagggggagacttgggggagaacaGGGAGAAACCAGGTGGAGATTTGGGGAGACCAGGGAAAGACTTGGGGGAGAACAGGGAGAAACCAGGTGGAGGCTTGGGAGAAACCAGGTTGAGACTtgggggagacttgggggagaccagggggagacttgggagagaccagggagaaaccaggggagacttgggggagaccagggggagacttgggggagaccagggagagaccAGGGGGAGACTTGAGGGAGACTTGGGGAGAgcagggggagacttgggggaaACCAGGGAGAGGccagggggagacttgggggagatcagggggagacttgggggagaccagggagaaccaggggagacttgggggagaccagggggagacttgggggagaccagggagagaccAGAGGGAGACTTgagggagacttgggggagagcAGGAGGAGACTTGGGGGAAACCAGGGAGAGGccagggggagacttgggggagatcagggggagacttgggggagaccagggagagaccaggtggagacttgggggagatcagggggagaccagggagagaccAGGGGGAGATcagggggagaccagggagagaccagggggagacttgggggagacttgggggagacttgggggagaccagggagagaccagggggagacttgggggagatcagggggagaccagggagagacttgggggagaccagggggagacttgggggagacaaAGTCCAGGCGAGGGAAAGGGGGCCAAGCTAAGGGTGACAATGGCCAGTGAGATGATTGGGCATTTAGAAAAGGGTTCTACATGTGGAGGGTCGGGAACCCAAAGACACTAATTAAGGACTGGAAACTGGCAGCTAAGTGGGTGAGATGGCATGTAGGGACAGGTGTGAGAGGGGC contains these protein-coding regions:
- the tpm2 gene encoding tropomyosin 2 isoform X2; its protein translation is MDAIKKKMQMLKLDKENAIDRAEQAEGDKKQAEDRCKQIEEEVMALQKKTKSTEDEVEKYSESVKEAQEKLEMAEKKATDAEAEVASLNRRIQLVEEELDRAQERLATALQKLEETEKAVDESERGMKVIENRATKDEEKMVDQEQQLREAKNIAEESDRKYEEVARKLVVLEGDLERSEERAEVAESKCGDLEEELKNVTNNLKSLEAQADKYASKEDKYEDEIKLLSEKLKETDGRVEFAEKSVVKLEKTIDDLEENLSAAKEESIELNQTLDQTLLELNNM
- the tpm2 gene encoding tropomyosin 2 isoform X3, with the protein product MDAIKKKMQMLKLDKENAIDRAEQAEGDKKQAEDRCKQIEEEVMALQKKTKSTEDEVEKYSESVKEAQEKLEMAEKKATDAEAEVASLNRRIQLVEEELDRAQERLATALQKLEETEKAVDESERGMKVIENRATKDEEKMVDQEQQLREAKNIAEESDRKYEEVARKLVVLEGDLERSEERAEVAESRLRQLEEELRTMDQNLKSLIAAEEEYASKEDKYEDEIKLLSEKLKETDGRVEFAEKSVVKLEKTIDDLEDEVYSQKMRYKAISEELDNALNDITSL
- the tpm2 gene encoding tropomyosin 2 isoform X1 yields the protein MDAIKKKMQMLKLDKENAIDRAEQAEGDKKQAEDRCKQIEEEVMALQKKTKSTEDEVEKYSESVKEAQEKLEMAEKKATDAEAEVASLNRRIQLVEEELDRAQERLATALQKLEETEKAVDESERGMKVIENRATKDEEKMVDQEQQLREAKNIAEESDRKYEEVARKLVVLEGDLERSEERAEVAESKCGDLEEELKNVTNNLKSLEAQADKYASKEDKYEDEIKLLSEKLKETDGRVEFAEKSVVKLEKTIDDLEDEVYSQKMRYKAISEELDNALNDITSL
- the tpm2 gene encoding tropomyosin 2, yielding MDAIKKKMQMLKLDKENAIDRAEQAEGDKKQAEDRCKQIEEEVMALQKKTKSTEDEVEKYSESVKEAQEKLEMAEKKATDAEAEVASLNRRIQLVEEELDRAQERLATALQKLEETEKAVDESERGMKVIENRATKDEEKMVDQEQQLREAKNIAEESDRKYEEVARKLVVLEGDLERSEERAEVAESRLRQLEEELRTMDQNLKSLIAAEEEYASKEDKYEDEIKLLSEKLKETDGRVEFAEKSVVKLEKTIDDLEENLSAAKEESIELNQTLDQTLLELNNM